Below is a genomic region from Citrobacter europaeus.
GTGGGAGCACCCTTTGGGGTGTGACTGCGTACCTTTTGTATAATGGGTCAGCGACTTATATTCTGTAGCAAGGTTAACCGTATAGGGGAGCCGAAGGGAAACCGAGTCTTAACTGGGCGTTAAGTTGCAGGGTATAGACCCGAAACCCGGTGATCTAGCCATGGGCAGGTTGAAGGTTGGGTAACACTAACTGGAGGACCGAACCGACTAATGTTGAAAAATTAGCGGATGACTTGTGGCTGGGGGTGAAAGGCCAATCAAACCGGGAGATAGCTGGTTCTCCCCGAAAGCTATTTAGGTAGCGCCTCGTGAACTCATCTTCGGGGGTAGAGCACTGTTTCGGCTAGGGGGTCATCCCGACTTACCAACCCGATGCAAACTGCGAATACCGAAGAATGTTATCACGGGAGACACACGGCGGGTGCTAACGTCCGTCGTGAAGAGGGAAACAACCCAGACCGCCAGCTAAGGTCCCAAAGTCATGGTTAAGTGGGAAACGATGTGGGAAGGCACAGACAGCCAGGATGTTGGCTTAGAAGCAGCCATCATTTAAAGAAAGCGTAATAGCTCACTGGTCGAGTCGGCCTGCGCGGAAGATGTAACGGGGCTAAACCATGCACCGAAGCTGCGGCAGCGACACTATGTGTTGTTGGGTAGGGGAGCGTTCTGTAAGCCGTTGAAGGTGTGTCGTGAGGCATGCTGGAGGTATCAGAAGTGCGAATGCTGACATAAGTAACGATAATGCGGGTGAAAAACCCGCACGCCGGAAGACCAAGGGTTCCTGTCCAACGTTAATCGGGGCAGGGTGAGTCGACCCCTAAGGCGAGGCCGAAAGGCGTAGTCGATGGGAAACAGGTTAATATTCCTGTACTTGGTGTTACTGCGAAGGGGGGACGGAGAAGGCTATGTTAGCCGGGCGACGGTTGTCCCGGTTTAAGCATGTAGGCGGAGCGTTTAGGTAAATCCGGACGCTTACTAACGCTGAGGTGTGATGACGAGGCACTACGGTGCTGAAGTAACAAATGCCCTGCTTCCAGGAAAAGCCTCTAAGCATCAGGTAACATCAAATCGTACCCCAAACCGACACAGGTGGTCAGGTAGAGAATACCAAGGCGCTTGAGAGAACTCGGGTGAAGGAACTAGGCAAAATGGTGCCGTAACTTCGGGAGAAGGCACGCTGATATGTAGGTGAAGTGGTTTACCCATGGAGCTGAAATCAGTCGAAGATACCAGCTGGCTGCAACTGTTTATTAAAAACACAGCACTGTGCAAACACGAAAGTGGACGTATACGGTGTGACGCCTGCCCGGTGCCGGAAGGTTAATTGATGGGGTTATCCGTAAGGAGAAGCTCTTGATCGAAGCCCCGGTAAACGGCGGCCGTAACTATAACGGTCCTAAGGTAGCGAAATTCCTTGTCGGGTAAGTTCCGACCTGCACGAATGGCGTAATGATGGCCAGGCTGTCTCCACCCGAGACTCAGTGAAATTGAACTCGCTGTGAAGATGCAGTGTACCCGCGGCAAGACGGAAAGACCCCGTGAACCTTTACTATAGCTTGACACTGAACACTGGTCCTTGATGTGTAGGATAGGTGGGAGGCTTTGAAGCGTGGACGCCAGTCTGCGTGGAGCCAACCTTGAAATACCACCCTTTAATGGCTGGTGTTCTAACGTAGACCCGTTACCCGGGTTGCGGACAGTGTCTGGTGGGTAGTTTGACTGGGGCGGTCTCCTCCTAAAGAGTAACGGAGGAGCACGAAGGTTAGCTAATCCTGGTCGGACATCAGGAGGTTAGTGCAAAGGCATAAGCTAGCTTGACTGCGAGAGTGACGGCTCGAGCAGGTGCGAAAGCAGGTCTTAGTGATCCGGTGGTTCTGAATGGAAGGGCCATCGCTCAACGGATAAAAGGTACTCCGGGGATAACAGGCTGATACCGCCCAAGAGTTCATATCGACGGCGGTGTTTGGCACCTCGATGTCGGCTCATCACATCCTGGGGCTGAAGTAGGTCCCAAGGGTATGGCTGTTCGCCATTTAAAGTGGTACGCGAGCTGGGTTTAGAACGTCGTGAGACAGTTCGGTCCCTATCTGCCGTGGGCGCTGGAGAATTGAGGGGGGCTGCTCCTAGTACGAGAGGACCGGAGTGGACGCATCACTGGTGTTCGGGTTGTCATGCCAATGGCATTGCCCGGTAGCTAAATGCGGAAGAGATAAGTGCTGAAAGCATCTAAGCACGAAACTTGCCCCGAGATGAGTTCTCCCTGAGACTTTAAGTCTCCTGAAGGAACGTTAAAGACTATGACGTTGATAGGTCGGGTGTGTAAGTGTAGCGATACATTGAGCTAACCGATACTAATGAACCGTGAGGCTTAACCTTACAACGCCGAAGATGTTTTGGCGGATTTGAGAAGATTTTCAGCTTAGATTACAGATTAGTAAGTCCGAAGGATTTTGCGCTGAGGCAAGGCGGCAAGTGAAGCGACGGAAGGAGCATACATCGGTATGTGACTGACGTTCGTAAGTGCAGCCAACGCAGTATCAGCCCAAAAGACACAGGACAGAGCACAAAGAATTTGCCTGGCGGCTGTAGCGCGGTGGTCCCACCTGACCCCATGCCGAACTCAGAAGTGAAACGCCGTAGCGCCGATGGTAGTGTGGGGTCTCCCCATGCGAGAGTAGGGAACTGCCAGGCATCAAACAAGTGAAGAAGCCCATCCTGACGGATGGGCTTTTTTGCGTCTGTACGGAGTGAAAACTGCCGGATGCGGCGCAACCGCCTTATCCGGCCTGTAAAAGCTTGTCCTGCTACCCACGCTCGAGGTTGAGTAACGGGTACGGCCGTCCGAGATCGTCCACTTCTGTACGTCCCGTCACGTTAAATCCCATCTTCTTATAGAATCCAACTGCCTGCTCATTCTGTTCGTTAACGTTGGTTGTTAGCGTTGAACTCATTGATAAAGCATGTTCAATCAGCAACTTACCCACACCACTCCCACGCACATCCGGATCGACAAACAACGCATCTATATGCTTATCGGTAAGGAGCATGAAGGCGACGGGCTCATCCTGTTCTGTCACTGCAACCCATAGAGGGGCTTCAGGTAAAAATGAACGCACCAGCTCCTCCAGCTCAATCCGATAATCCGCAGAGAGGAAATGGTGTGTGGCATCTACTGAACGACACCAAATAGAAACTAACTTATCTCCTTCGTCCTGACGCGAACGACGAATGGTAATGGTCATAGCATTCTCCTTTTTTTCTTTACTCCACTATTCTACAGCAAGGAGCCGTGAAACTTTCTCAACTTGAGGATGCAGGCTCGACATTCGCATAATTCCTGGGTATCTTCAGCTATCTGGATGTCTAAACGTTTAAGCGTATGTAGTGAGGTTATCAGGTTATGCCAATTCGCGTGCAGGACGAGCTACCCGCCGTCAATTTCTTGCGTGAGGAGAACGTCTTCGTGATGACGACATCCCGCGCTTCCGGTCAGGAAATTCGTCCACTGAAGGTGCTCATCCTCAACCTGATGCCCAAGAAGATTGAAACGGAAAACCAGTTTCTGCGTTTACTCTCTAACTCACCGCTGCAGGTAGATGTTCAGCTATTGCGCATCGATGCCCGCGAGTCACGCAACACCCCAACGGAGCATCTGAATAACTTTTACTGTAATTTCGAGGATATCTGCGATCAGAACTTTGACGGACTGATTGTGACCGGCGCGCCGTTGGGCCTGGTTGAATTTAATGATGTGGCTTACTGGCCGCAGATTAAACAAGTGCTTGAATGGGCGAAAGATCATGTTACATCGACGCTATTTGTCTGTTGGGCGGTGCAAGCCGCGTTGAATATCCTGTACGGAATTCCCAAGCAAACCCGCACGGATAAGCTCTCAGGCGTCTATGAGCACCATATTCTTCACCCTCATGCGCTGCTGACGCGTGGATTTGATGATGCGTTCCTGGCCCCGCATTCGCGCTATGCCGATTTCCCTGCTGCGCTTATCCGCGACTACACCGATCTCGAGATTTTTGCTGAAACCGAAGAGGGAGATGCTTACCTGTTTGCCAGCAAAGATAAACGTATTGCCTTCGTGACGGGTCATCCTGAGTATGACGATCACACACTCGGCAGCGAATATTTTCGTGACGTCGAAGCGGGCTTAACGCCGGAAGTTCCCTATAACTATTTCCCGAAAGATGACCCACAAAACAAACCGCGGGCAACCTGGCGTAGCCACGGCAATCTGTTGTTCACCAACTGGCTCAACTATTACGTCTACCAGATCACGCCATATGATCTGCGTCACATGAATCCAACGCTGGATTAATCTTCTGTAGCAGACGATCCTTAAGCGTTTCAGCATGTTGAATCAGGCACCTTCGGGTGCCTTTTTTATTTCCGAAACGCACCTCATCATGTAATTAAATTTAATTTATATTGTTATCAATAAGTTAATTGATAATTAAATTAAAAATGGAAATTGTTTTTGATTTTGAAATTTAAATGAGTAGTCTTAGTTGTGCTGAACGAAAACCGCACAACGATCCTTCGTTCGCATTGGGGATGTGTTTGGATCAATGACGAGGAACTACGCAATGAATCAACAGGCAACGACAACCGATGAACTGGTCTTTACCAGGCCGAGTGGCGAACAGGAGCAACAAATTCTGACCGCTGAAGCGGTAGAGTTTCTTACCGAGCTGGTGACAAGATTTACGCCAAAGCGGAATAAACTTCTGGCTGCGCGTATCCAGCAGCAGCAGGATATTGATGACGGTAAGTTGCCTGACTTTATTTCGGAAACGGCTTCCATTCGTGAGGGTGACTGGAAGATCCGCGGAATTCCTGATGATTTACTGGATCGCCGCGTAGAGATAACCGGACCGGTTGAGCGCAAGATGGTCATCAACGCGCTGAACGCGAACGTCAAAGTCTTTATGGCTGATTTTGAAGATTCGCTGGCTCCTGAGTGGAGCAAAGTTATCGACGGGCAGATCAACCTGCGCGATGCGGTCAATGGCACCATTAGCTATACCAATGAAGCGGGTAAAATTTATCAGCTCAAACCCAATCCGGCTCTGTTGGTGTGTCGTGTTCGTGGTCTGCACCTGCCGGAAAAACACGTCACCTGGCATGGCGAATCCATCCCAGGCAGCTTGTTCGACTTTGCCCTCTATTTCTTCCACAACTACAAAACGTTGCTGGCGAAAGGCAGCGGCCCTTATTTCTATCTGCCAAAAACACAGGCCTGGCAAGAAGCGGCATGGTGGAGCGAAGTGTTCAGCTATGCAGAGGACCGCTTTAACCTGCCGCGCGGCACCATTAAAGCGACCCTGTTGATTGAAACGCTGCCGGCTGTTTTCCAGATGGACGAAATTCTGCACGCCCTGCGTGACCACATTGTGGGCCTGAACTGCGGTCGCTGGGACTACATTTTTAGCTATATC
It encodes:
- a CDS encoding acetyltransferase — protein: MTITIRRSRQDEGDKLVSIWCRSVDATHHFLSADYRIELEELVRSFLPEAPLWVAVTEQDEPVAFMLLTDKHIDALFVDPDVRGSGVGKLLIEHALSMSSTLTTNVNEQNEQAVGFYKKMGFNVTGRTEVDDLGRPYPLLNLERG
- the aceB gene encoding malate synthase A, translated to MNQQATTTDELVFTRPSGEQEQQILTAEAVEFLTELVTRFTPKRNKLLAARIQQQQDIDDGKLPDFISETASIREGDWKIRGIPDDLLDRRVEITGPVERKMVINALNANVKVFMADFEDSLAPEWSKVIDGQINLRDAVNGTISYTNEAGKIYQLKPNPALLVCRVRGLHLPEKHVTWHGESIPGSLFDFALYFFHNYKTLLAKGSGPYFYLPKTQAWQEAAWWSEVFSYAEDRFNLPRGTIKATLLIETLPAVFQMDEILHALRDHIVGLNCGRWDYIFSYIKTLKNHPDRVLPDRQVVTMDKPFLSAYSRLLIKTCHKRGAFAMGGMAAFIPSKDAERNNQVLTKVKADKALEANNGHDGTWIAHPGLADTAMAVFNDVLGKNKNQLFVTREEDAPITAEQLLAPCEGERTEEGMRANIRVAVQYIEAWISGNGCVPIYGLMEDAATAEISRTSIWQWIHHQKTLSNGKPVTKPLFRQMLAEEMLVIQDELGEHRYSSGRFDDAARLMEQITTSDDLIDFLTLPGYRLLA
- the metA gene encoding homoserine O-succinyltransferase; amino-acid sequence: MPIRVQDELPAVNFLREENVFVMTTSRASGQEIRPLKVLILNLMPKKIETENQFLRLLSNSPLQVDVQLLRIDARESRNTPTEHLNNFYCNFEDICDQNFDGLIVTGAPLGLVEFNDVAYWPQIKQVLEWAKDHVTSTLFVCWAVQAALNILYGIPKQTRTDKLSGVYEHHILHPHALLTRGFDDAFLAPHSRYADFPAALIRDYTDLEIFAETEEGDAYLFASKDKRIAFVTGHPEYDDHTLGSEYFRDVEAGLTPEVPYNYFPKDDPQNKPRATWRSHGNLLFTNWLNYYVYQITPYDLRHMNPTLD